One segment of Chloroflexota bacterium DNA contains the following:
- a CDS encoding methylenetetrahydrofolate reductase: MARVTEVYEASSGPVALCDCTPPRSADPSALDAVGAVGADFACVAYNPGKLPRADSVAAALAIKSRTGTDVVFNLATRDMNKIAVQSRLLGAQMLGIENVVVLQGDGFTEAEAERVKAVNDYTPTALIADAAAMNDGLDYRGSRLRGETSLCIGGTFDLARDLDREVELTRRKVEAGAHFLIAQPIYDLRVRHAFLDAYERSAGAPLKLPVFWGVQVLDKDGIVLGNVPPETRQQLDDGRPGVDIAVEQLRSFLNDGVRGVYLVPPILRGGARDYEAARQTLAAVR; the protein is encoded by the coding sequence ATGGCAAGGGTGACAGAGGTCTACGAGGCGTCATCCGGCCCAGTGGCGCTGTGCGATTGCACGCCCCCACGCAGCGCGGACCCGTCCGCCCTTGACGCCGTGGGCGCGGTGGGCGCCGACTTTGCCTGCGTGGCCTACAACCCCGGCAAGCTCCCCCGCGCGGACTCCGTCGCGGCCGCCCTCGCCATCAAATCGCGCACCGGCACGGACGTCGTATTCAACCTCGCCACGCGCGACATGAACAAGATCGCAGTGCAGTCGCGGCTGCTGGGCGCGCAGATGCTGGGGATCGAGAACGTCGTCGTCCTGCAGGGCGACGGGTTCACCGAGGCGGAGGCCGAGCGCGTCAAGGCCGTCAACGACTACACCCCCACCGCGCTTATCGCAGACGCGGCCGCCATGAACGACGGCCTTGACTACCGCGGCTCCAGGCTTCGCGGCGAGACATCCCTGTGCATCGGCGGCACGTTCGATCTCGCCCGTGACCTCGACCGCGAGGTGGAGCTGACGAGGCGCAAGGTGGAGGCGGGCGCGCATTTCCTCATCGCGCAGCCCATCTACGACCTCCGCGTGCGCCACGCCTTTCTCGACGCGTACGAGCGATCGGCCGGCGCGCCGCTGAAACTCCCCGTCTTCTGGGGCGTGCAAGTGCTCGACAAGGACGGCATCGTCCTCGGCAACGTGCCGCCGGAGACCCGGCAGCAGCTCGACGATGGCCGTCCGGGCGTCGACATCGCCGTGGAGCAACTGCGGTCGTTCCTTAACGACGGCGTGCGCGGCGTCTACCTTGTCCCGCCCATCCTGCGTGGCGGCGCGCGCGACTACGAGGCGGCCCGGCAGACGTTGGCAGCGGTCCGCTGA